A window of the Sorghum bicolor cultivar BTx623 unplaced genomic scaffold, Sorghum_bicolor_NCBIv3 super_490, whole genome shotgun sequence genome harbors these coding sequences:
- the LOC8155711 gene encoding uncharacterized protein LOC8155711: MQRHFKLEDGIDQDYADTVVAASARTRVSEMHYDVRVQTVINYYATRLGQRKTKAEAREIDLTREQYMDEEMRAWWCANCPDAWEAMVDKWLDPVFREAHRAAQERRRRMPGVAHHQGNRSLSGYAQAWVRGNVSIHSIMPHL; the protein is encoded by the exons ATGCAGCGCCACTTCAAACTAGAGGATGGAATTGACCAGGACTATGCCGACACCGTGGTTGCCGCGTCTGCAAGGACGCGCGTCAGTGAGATGCACTACGACGTGCGCGTCCAGACCGTCATCAACTACTATGCGACaaggcttggacagaggaagaccAAGGCGGAGGCAAGGGAAATAGATTTGACCCGTGAGCAGTACATGGATGAAGAG ATGAGGGCCTGGTGGTGCGCTAACTGTCCTGACGCCTGGGAGGCGATGGTGGACAAGTGGCTGGACCCCGTGTTTCGTGAGGCGCACAGGGCGGCCCAGGAAAGGCGTCGACGTATGCCTGGTGTAGCACACCATCAGGGGAACCGTAGCCTCTCTGGATACGCACAAGCATGGGTACGTGGTAATGTTTCAATTCATTCAATTATGCCTCATTTGTAA